Within the Pagrus major chromosome 4, Pma_NU_1.0 genome, the region TGTCAGGGctccaacaacaaacaacacaggtGTGGCCTCACCTATATAGTAGCAGCTGCAATGGGAATCACATGACCCAGAGAATAATATGACAGGTGGAACATagaggaaataataaaacaatgagaTGAGATAccactgaaatatttaaatgctcacagaaaatacatatataaGCACGCCAAGGAGCTCAGACGTGGTCAGAGTAGATAATTACGGCCTGGATACATAAGTATGCTGATCACATATATTGTCTCATGAACAATAACAGTTAAGTTTTCAGTTCTtagttaacatttcttggtgcaaAACATTTGTAACAAATTATGCTTTAAAAAAGTGATGGGAACAAAATTGACCAGTTAAAAAAGAGCATGTCCCCAGCGTCCCCAGTATAAGTGACACCTATGCCAATACATATAATATTATACTACAATgttacactttataataaccttCATTAGTAAGTTGTTAATTCATAGTTAATTAAGCCATAGTGAATAGCTGTCCCACTGTTAACAAGCAATGACTTTGTTTATAAACCATTAATTAAGCTTTTATCTTAAATGCATTTAtatgtaaatggttaataaatactgtgtagttcatctataaatattatttgaaTGGCCATGTAACTtgaaacctttacaattgcttaataaatggtttataaagcatttcattgtttgttaactgtGAAATGGCTTAACTCactataaatgtaatatttattaatgatggttcttataaaatgttacatattacaaCATAACAATAGCTTTGGggaaaaagagggggaaaaacaacagaaaacagtccatatatatttattttacttattttagaAGCAAAGAGTTCAAGGTTCATGTTTCTACAACACAGGGTCACACAACAAAAAGTTGTATTCCTTTAAAGCTACACAAGAAAGAATATTGTCATGGTGGTGTGCAGAGGACGAGCTGAGAAGTCATACAGCTTGTGGAAGCACCTGAGAGTCGTCCTTATAAAGGAGCGTACTTTCattgtttctttaatttgtgTGAGAAACACACATATAGAGGAACCTCTCAGAACAGGTCACTTTTATAAACTGATCTTAGTGTACTCCTGCTGCTGGGTCTACTAAATAATGCATATCTGtctgaattgattttttttttgtattcccAGTGTCATGATGGGAGACTTCAAAAAGCCAGTGCACCTTGTCCTCTTGCTGCAATCATCCAGGGAGCACTTGAAGAACATTCAGATAAAACTATGTTAATTATCTGGCTGCTGCAGTCCCCTGATATCAATCCTGTTGAGTACCTTTGGGATGAACTCCACTGCAGCATCTTAAGGCACACCCAACCCATACACCTTAAGCATTGCACTAATAAACGCATGGTCAGCTTTAACACCAGGACCTTTTCTTTTCCATCCTAATTTTCCAAGTAAGTAAAGTTTCTCTTCACCGGCGCTGACGGCATTTAATAGTTGAAGATGTGGAAGTTTTTGTGAGGAGGCAGGAGGCTTTTATTACTCTCCAGGGATTGAATTTTTCTCACAGAGTGATATCATGGGCAATGAATATGAGTTATGAAAAATAATGCCACTCTGTACAGGCCCCTTTGGGCACAGTGTGCAAAGTTAGAGACAGATATTTAGGTTGTCCTCTACCTCACTCTCACTAAACGACTGTAATGCTTCCTCTGCCTCCGTTGGCTCTATTCATCATGTACAGTATCTTCTGTAGCGCTGTCACAGTTTTATTGACTGTAAAAGCATGATTTAGTAGATCTTCACAGGGCAAATAAGAAAGGCACTATCGTTTTCCTGTTCGTATCAAAGGGAACATtcttatctgtttttttatcagaaaGCTACTTCAAAACAATCTACTACTGATTGACTTCTTTGTAATGTTGATGCTGGTTTAGTTTTGTTCATCAACAGTTATTCTTCATGATCCTTCATGTAAACCCCATGAACATTCCTGACAAACCATGGTGTCCATGGTGTCATGGTGTCTCAAACCATGGTGAACATAACAAGGTTCATTGTTTTCTATGGTTGTTCAAAGGTCCTGAAAGATAGAAAGattaaaatgtctgcaaatGGGCTAAATATACTTTGGATTCTTTCCCATATTTATCTTTaaaagatcccctccacacaggtattaaaggtgcaatgtgtaagaattgtgTTTTAAgacatcaacagaatgtgaggaaataacagttctgatgtTTTGTCAAAGACATCTTTGTGTTCTGTCGCAAAGATATCtactagcatgctaaccagctagcccaagcctgtcctgtcttgtaataccaccgcaagctcccagtctgggccactaactgcacggctaaccgagctaaTTAGccaatggcagctacagttagtctggtgatatgctgccccctgtttgtttggagtgaccTTGCACCTGACAGGTCAAGgccaattcttatatattgcaccttttaaatctGCAGAAAAATtctctaatgtgtgtctgacatgatTGTTGTGGAAATAAAGAATAGTTACCAAATTAAAtccttaaagctgcaataaGGATGAATTTtagtaaataacatttaaaaaaatgaaccagttatcaacagaaagtgaagaGATAACAATTTGACGTTGTGTGGAAGACGTCTTTGTATCGTGTCGCGGAGATTTTGAAGTtcgcatgctaaccagctagcatcAAGCCAGTTTGTACCTTAAGAGGTGATAGTCCAACAGTGAGTGACACCAAGCTCTGGACAGAATCAGCTAATTCAACCACTACCTGCATAATCAACTGAGCTCACTAGCTACTAaaagctacagttagcagcagttagcggttactgtggtgatatgctgccacctatttgtttggagtatgaatttgataggtgtccaattcttacatattacacctttaaaatagCTCCTATTCCTTCTTCATGAAACATTCCTGAATGTCAATACAcgaatatttttttaaaagttttttaaagtttgactgCTGGACAAAAGATGTCTCTTACGTCCctgtaaagtccattctcagtatgtgcacatcacacttgtgtatgctgaatattggaccaggattggctttcAAACtgcttgtgatgtcacaaatcatgctcaaAGGCCCGCTCTTTCAATGAGCACAGAGGAAATGTACACATTCAGCAATGATTGTGAAAACCTCCTAGTGTCAAAACTGTAGCaacaagaaggaaaaaaacacatttctgacgTACCTCCTCCCACTAATGGTAACATCTGCTAATTAATTGTTAAATGCTTTCTTTTTCAAGCACTTCTTAGTTTCATAACATGAGACATACCTTTTAATTCTggtataattatatatttttaaaatcactgacaTCTACTTTAGCGGGCATTTACTCCTCTCTGCTGGAGTATGTGAGTTGAGGAAGACCCTGGGGACTGTTTGAAgtgttttaccaaaataaaGCATAATTTAATTGGCTAATCTTGTCATCAACCATCCATTTCGGAGCAGACAAGGCTCGTGGGAATACAGCCAAACATAGCAACTGACTGTCATTGGGCACATGGATGAATAATCTGACATGaatagaaaaatatatgtaCATCATTTAAATAACAGAATGAGAGCCCCGTGCAGTTAACAATTAACTAAGAAGATGAAACCCACTGTGATGTATATGAAATCATGAATAATACATTATTGAATCTTGTTAATTATGAGTCTATAGCTCTGATACTGTATCTTGTACCCTGTAATACAGTAAGAGCTTATTACAGGGTACATATTTAATCAAACTCATGCCAACATGACacagtttctttatttataatGGCTGTCTTTACTCTTGTCCTTTATGTCCCTTAACTGAGTCTAGAGACATTTTTAGAGACAAAACATGCTGGTGTACTTAAAGAAGATTGGTAGAAGAGGACTGAGTATTGTAATTCGCAAGTTATTCTCATCTGGTGTCTGTCGATGGTACGTTTTTCAAAAAATGGTGTATGATTTACGTCTTTTAAGTACTCAACTATGAATAATGTAACTGTGCTAATGCACTGAGCAAACAACATTTAATGTACATAAGATGCCCTTGTAAGCAGTGTGGGTTTTCTCTGGCTGTTTGCATCGCTCATGCCCTTCAACTGAAGACTCATTTCTAATCTTTAGACAAATTGATTTGATACCCTCCTAAGCTTTTCTTTGCCAGTGTTGTTTGGGATTTAACCTTCAAGCGACCAGCTGGGTTCAGACACGAGGGCTGTAactgtatttaattttatttctgtAATATATTATGATCTGAAAGACAGTTCATGGTCCCTCTTAATTGACTCATTCTCTGTAAATGCCAGTTTTTGACGATGACCATGATGGCAGGTTTGTATATGACTGCAATCAAAAGCAACACATTCGGCATAACAGTCTCATTTTCTGTGGAGACACGACTAGTAGAAGACAAAAGAGACATATCAGCCGTAGACTTACATATATTTTAGTTCAAAATGACTCACCAGCACATTTACTGTCTAATTTCAACTGATCCTGCTAATGCTAATTAAAGAAGTCATTTTCACCCTTCCTATAAAATGTTCTGATTATGCAGTCAGTGCTACTCAGCGCTTCAGCCATTAGAAGGGAGACTGAGTTTTGTCCCACAGCTACTTTGAAAAGGAGCAGCATGCTGTGAGAGCTGCATGCCGGCTTTAAGACCGATCGTTCTCAGCTGACCCAGGGTTAAGTATATCTttcaatttgtgaaacatgtcgACGCTTTTAACCAGGCACCGTTGGAAACAACATGGACCGATGTTTGTTCACCATTCCCACTGACATGTCTTGCAGCGTCTAACAGTCAAATAGACATTTTATTCCAGAGGACCACGAGCTGGAGAGAGTTTTAAAGTCCAAACTCTCAACCTCACTGCACATATTTTATCGTCCTTCTATGGGACACTACATTTCTTATTTAGTGCCTTATTACATATTGATTCACATTATACTATTTTGTGCTTATTGtggatgtaaataaaaataagtatGTTTTATAGTATTTTGATTGTTACCTGTaaaattacacacacagtcaacatCATTTTGTCACCAGATTTTGTTTTCGGTCCAACCCAGCTGGTAAATAATCGTAGTTAATAAAGCAGAATACATTTCAAcacaaaaatattgtgttttcataCAGCAACAATTGTTTATTTATGCACTTTTATTAAGCGTAATGGTGTCATTTTAGCAATATACATCAGAAATTCATTATtctaacatacagtatatatcataAAAGTCATTCTTGGACAGCGTCATGACTTTACTTCAGTGTACGTCTGCCCTTTCCCTTTCTAATAGTGTGAGTGGGAGTAACAGCACAATCTCCGCCACTTAAGGTTTGAtattgactttgacttttgtcTGATACCGACAGACCAAACTATTATATAAACCTATCTCCTCTCCATAAAGGACTAAGGGATTAGTATGATGGGTTTTTAAGTTTCTTTTGGTGGGTTGATTCATTGTGGCACTGAGGGATTTTTAATGCCTTTTGTGCATGGTTTGCACTGTTACTAATGGATTATTAATGTGAAAAGACCCAGTAAATCTATCCAAAGTCTATTAAATGACCCCTGACTGATTGCCTTAAATTGCTCcctttaaaaattaaatgcactgcctttgtttttgtaaattaaatgattttaattaaatgtaatcaattctcttttttgttttcttaagtGGCAAAGACCATGGGGCATTAGAGGGATAAGGTTGGTGTCATCCTATATTTGTCCTTTTGTCAATAAATCTAATGAAAAGACCAAATCCAGCAATACATTATCCTATAGGTTCTGTCTGTGTTAGCAAAGCCTGGTGTAGTTCACTCCTCTTCAATGTCCAGAACAGAAAGACACCATTGAGCCACAATGCTGCACTGGCACTGCAGTTTATCTTCATTCAGTTTCACATAGGCTACACCATCCTGGTCTCACTGTGCTtcatctgcagctgaaaatagtctcAACAAATGCATTATTGTCACGTTGATGTAGAAAACTGGTACTTGTTGTCAATCTTCACCTAGTTGAACAAAAGAATCAACTTGAAGAGCCTCACTTGAATCTATGAGTTtaatacaaacacatatatGTCAACAGAGAAGATCTTGGTACAGCATGTGTAGGTGGAAACCAAgagcttaaaggataagttcacccaaaaaaattaaattcagtcatcatctggcagtgttctcctaaacaactgaagaagaaagggacttgttttaaaacgtaaaacaacaaagaggggaaaaaatggccccatacagcttgtccagcaaGTCTCACGTCATTCACACCCTCGATGCACAGTCAGGCTCACGCACACACTTCAGTATGGGTGGCACACTAACGCTTTTaacttagcagctacagtaaagattttgTCCTAAAAAAGGGTTTAAATACCATCTTTTCAATTCAAATTGGGATCTTTCTGGAGATTTGAATTATGCCGGATGAACTGTATGAagccactttgtgttttttctgctgttatttttacattttgttaaaaggtccccatctacttcagttgtccTGGAGtctgctgcaactctgtttccatcagcatgagtggtgagtagataatgactaaatttccatttttgggtgaacttatcatTTAATGTGACTTTACATTGGCCAGCTTTCAGATTCGTCATGCCACTGGTGGTCGGTGACTCAAAAAATTGGGGAGGACAGGAGAAAAACCAACCCACTGTGTCATGCTAACTGACACTAGTTGCtataaagaaatattttatgaatgaaactgagatttgcaaatgtttattttaacaaattaCTATATTATCCCCCTGGCTTCTCAAAAAGGTTGGTCCCCTCCTGCGTCATACAGATTCTCGTATCATCAAGTCATCCGACAGGAGGGCACAGAAGATGTGTGTTGAACTCTTAATGTCATCTTGTAACTCATTATTATTTAGAGACTCTGATATCTCTGCAAGGATAATCTTAATCTGTACCTCCAGACGCTCACGAGTATACCAAGTGTGAGCTTGTCATGTCAACgcacaaattaaacattataCGACGCAGAATCAAACATTCGTCCATgatcataaaaacacagtaacatTTTGTTAGAAGCTACAGTACCCAGTTGTTTAAGATGATGACCGAGTAAATGCAACGTTCCATGCATGTTGTCGTGTTTCCTTTTAACTGATAATGCACATTGTAGACACGAGGTAGAACATGGCCTcagatactttttactttaaatcattttttcgAAACTGAAAGTCATTATAACCGACCATCACCATAGGACTGATAAGCTACAGACAAACTGGGGAGGTCAGACAGTATCGGCTTTGGTCTTTTCCTGATTTATCGATAATAATTTTAACACCAGCCTTTTCCTTTCAGAGTCAGGTAGATTAAATATAAAAGGAAATCATGTCCTGTCCCTCCTAAATTTACAGCAAAGCTCAAAGCTTCCAACCAGCAACGTTTCAGTGATTAACTCAGCTCTTAAACCAAGATTGCAGCCATTGTTATGAAATACAGCTCAGCCTTCCTGTTCCTCCTGTGTTTCATGCCTTCCTGcctgaaaatgacaaacaaaagtACAAACAAAGGAGGATTACAAtaaaaaagatgttaaaaaGCTCAAGTATTGTGTTGTATGACTGCAGAAAATCACGAAACCCTACTGCTGTAATAATAATCTATAGGTTGGGTAAGGTTGACTTGCATACAGGTCTTCGTTTATGCCCCTTTATTTCTATTCTCTCCTCAAACTCTTTCTCTCATCTGACAACTTAATCCGCCGCCATATCCTTCTTGCATCTAACCACCCTGCTGTTGTCCATTTTTTGCTTATCTTTCCCCTCCATGAATTTTGTTTTCCCGCTCTGTTTCCCCCCTCATCTCTTGCCACAGCATTTCTGCCAAAGGAATCTGGCATGGCTGCTAATTTCTGATTTGGCGTGGAACAACAGAATATCAAAGAGCCGCTGTCGCCAGGATGTCAGCGCTGCAGGGGAACCATCTCACAGGGAGACACCATTTTCAAGCACGGAGAGATTCGTAAAGGAGGAAATGAAGTTGAGAGAGGACAGATGTCCGTGCATGTAAAAGGGTATTTAATTGAAGTGCATGTTCCTCAAAGCTTCTTTTTCCAGTGGTGTGATTGTGGAAGAGCAGCAGTAGGGGATGTGTCTGCTCCTGCCACTGATAAGAAAGGACTGTTAGTTACACCTTGCAGAAGTCCTGCAAAGCTATAAGATGTTACTCAGACACATAAACATATGCACTAagtaaaacacacatactgGAGCAGTTGTGCTGTGAGATCACATCTCCCTCagatctgtgaaaaaaaagggaCCGTCCCCTCCCGCGGGCCAGACGgtaaacaaaaatcacaaatgcTGCGCtgtcacacaacaacaaacagacgaCACGTCTCAGAGACCAAAGAAGCATCTACAAATTATTCATGCTCTCTGTTTTAgatcagtgattttttttcttctcttattATCAGTCATTGTTGAAGTGATCATAAAGCAGGGACGGATGGTAGAGAGGGACGAGggcagaggaaataaaagattGGACTGATGAACAGAGACtcgaggaaggagagagagaggatgataagagaaagaaaaagagaaaacgaTGTCAGAGTTCAGTGAAAGTTTGTGGGTTGATAATGAATGTAATCTGCATTTAGATGATAGCAGACAATGTGGTCATCTCTGATGTGAATTTTCTgattactgtgtttgtgtttgttctttgaGCAGAGCTGAGAAGTGACCTGAACATACCTGCACATCAGGACCTGCACGCACACAGAGCTGTCTTAAAACGTTGCATGACACAACTTCATGACCCTGAACTGAGTGAATGCATTTCTTTTGAATGCACAAGtacactttaaaatctattgtTCAAACTGTGCATACTTAAGATTTTTATTTAGTAAGAACCACTTTGCGTACGGCTGTACAGTTTACAAAAATAAACGTAATCTCAGGAAAGTGATCATAACAGTTATTTAAGTTTCAGCAAAAAGCACGATGATCACTCCAGCCTGGCAGTGATCCATCCCCTCTCTGGTGTCAAAATGTCCTACATGGATCTGAAAAACTGACAAGATACGCAAATGTATCTAAGATTAGAGATTTCTGGTTGTTAGACACGCAAAACTGACTTGTCAGGTTCTGCAAATCACAAAAAATCACAAATGGTAGACATGAGAAttcaacaaccacaacaacatttttgaaggaaaaaggacaaatggaaaggatttatttttattttttatttttttgtctgccaATCTACTGCTCCACACTCCAGTCCGGTAGGTGGGGGTAATGCACCTTAAGCTGGTTTGCCTGCCGCCATTCAAAtctcaagaagaagaagaagaagaagaagaagaagaagaagaagaagatgactATCCTACTAAAAATCTATCCTGTAAAAGacaatatttgttgtttttccctgATGTAAACAACAGATGCTCTTTTTGTGATTGTGAGGGAGAACctatttaacatgtttttacagattGTTTCCATACTACTTGCCTTTTGGCTTGATTTACAGAAATACCTTTcagaaatgcttgaaaaagaTGTCACTCTAACAAAGATTGATATTTAACCCAACTTTAAAAAGTCCAACTTCTCCcagaattaaatgtatttaatgatttatttaattattattatagcaAAATATCACAttcaaaaaactgaaatggCTTTTAAAATCACAGATTTGAaaccatatttaaaaaaacagaaattggcAAAAACAATTGGACTATTTAGACATTTCAAATTTACTCATTTTAATTAGCAGACCTCTAAATTGTGTTTCGTGTTGTTTGTTGATATTTGGTTGTGCTGAGGGTGGACTGGAATTATGAACTCGTATGGATTGTTTGGATGTATTTTAAATTCTTAGattaaattagattagattagattagattagattagattagattagattgactttatttatcccacaacggggaaattcacttgttacaacagctcaagatgcaACAAGTACAGGAACAAGAGTCAGACAAATACGCATTacgttaaatagaaaataaatagaaaataataataataataatataaaataaaataaataaaaataataaaataaatgaataaatgaataaataaataaaagctccATGCTCATATCCTGCACTGAGTGCTGTGCGCTTCGTGAACCCACCACCAGAGGTCGCCCTcgctctcattttctctctctctctctctcaccacgAGTCTGTTTGCCATCTGCCGTGCGGTCACGTGACACATCTGTCAGGGGACAGCATGGCGGACATGCATGTGGAGCCTCACAACAAACCGCACCGATTGTCCAGCTAACCCCGCCGCGAGGAAACATCGACACCGCGCGCACAGCCGGGCCGCCGGCGCCCGAACACGCAGCAGAATGGACGAGGACAACAAACTCCAGTTCCCGTCTCTGCCCGACACCAAGGAGGACCTTCTGGTGAGTTTGCACAGCAGCCTGCGCTAGCCGACATATCTATcttgctgctggtggtggtggtgtatGTCCGGCTAATCTGAGCTAACCTCTCCTCGCCTTCATTGTCTGGCAGCTACAATAAAAACGCTCAGCGGAGAAGTACGTGTGTTTCTGGTCGTACGACGTTAAATGcagatgtgttaaaaaaaaaaaaacagtctttggATGAGTCTGTGTCCGTATTTCTTTCATGGCTACGTAGCGTTACTTGTTCACATGAGTAGCCAAGTCTCCAAACATTAGCCACGTATGTGCTCCTAAAGTAACTGGGAATACCTTCAAGTTAGCTTCAGctgtcacaccaacacacaccagcGTCCCTCTGCTGCTAACCTCGCCTTTAAACCCTCTTTTACAGGACTGGGCTTATCCAATGAGACGAGAAATGCaggtatgtaaaaaaaaaaaaaaaaaaaaagtctgcagcTGGGAGTGTAGTGCGGACAGCAGACTGTCTCTTATTCCTGTTTCTGTAGCTGGGAGTGGCTCAGGACACAGTAAACCTCAGGGTTTGTTTTCTGCTATATTGAATGTCACAATAtgagtcagtctgtctgtgggAGGCCATATTTCAATGCCTGCCTACGACCTATTGTCATGtcatgctgctttttttttttactgctctTTACATTAAGGATTAATGCATAATAATGTGGTCCTGAAGGTGGAGGTTGGTTTCATATGAATGTAGCAGAGGAGCACAGATGATTGCATCAAACACACGATATTACACACGAGTTAAATTATTctattaatgtaatgtattgAAAATATCCCCTCGCATATTAATTATGTCTTACTTttctctgatgcaacatcctctcacacaacgTCCCACCCACAACAATGAGCATGTTTACATGACAACAATAATCCCACAACTGGGAATAATCAGGTTATGATAATAATCAGATTGGaagtgtttacatgcactttaGTGATGCGataatgggggaaaaaaatgggtTTACATGATTCAGTCAATTAGTTGGATTCCTTTCCACGTACATGACgtaaaactgtctttgtttttatttctcaaaacATCCTGTCAACTTGACGTCGCTTCTCATGGCGTCTCTCCGCCGGTCAGGGCTGTCCTCATGTGGGAGTTGTTAGGTTCGcaaaacatgcagaaataaCTTCTTCGAGTTATGCATATGAGCAGAGAACACATCTGCTCGTGCTTTAACAACATCCGGTTCCAGATTAACagcatacatgcatgcacatatttagtttatttcatCGCTGGTTGTTGGTAGTTTTGACATGAAGAGTTTAATTTTTACTGAAAATTAATATCAGTCCCAAATATCGTTTTTTAGCTTCCTTGATCTAATAATTGGCATCTGTATCGGCCATGAAAAAGCCGTATTGGTCGACCACCAGTTGATACAGCCCTAATTCTGAGTAGAGCTGGTGGTGATAAGGCCTGAAAATTACATGGTGACGTTTTAAAGCTATATGattatacacaatatatatctcaatatttggAAAACTCCTTAAAAGAACTTGAGAAATGCAAGTACAGTAAATTATTcccaaaacagtgttgcaacaAGATAAATAATATGATTCCTGTCCAGTCCAtatgataaataatcattagtAATTTAGATATAACGATTAAAGCCCTGTTTGCACAGGACCAGTATTACCAGGGACCCTCATGGGATTTAGAAATTACAACGTAACTTGGTGTTTTGTTCGGGGGATtcaaagtctgtattttactcGTATTTACTTGCATTTTACGATGTCAAGACTATGTGTCTGTTCACATCTGTTCGTTAGCAGCCACATCATTAATATGGTTGTGACTTCTCTCACTTTCAGCTTGTGTTagaagcataaatacacatttacagCTCGTTAAGCTCAAGTAAAGATGCTTTTGCTTGGCTGTACTTGAATATGACAACCTTTCATTGCTCCTTACCTTCTCTGGCGTCACTTTTAATTGTCAGTATAGCCAATCTCTCTCGCAGTGTCTGCCCCGAACACATTTCTTACTTGTTCAgttgtctgacaacagaaaacagacgtTCTAAAAGAAATGCAACCTCAAATCACCACAGGATTAATATTATCACCAGGTGTCACAATATAATAAAGAtctccaaaatctaagacggagaatagtctcatatcatgataatgaCATCATTTCGTGGACATTGatcatcataatattctgctaaaTCATCATCATACTATCGGCTGCTAATTGTAATGTTATAATGCAGAATGTATGCACATTTACTAGTAAAGATATCAAGCTCGTGAAGAGGCTGCCTGACTGAATGAACCTGTATTTGTCCCTTTGAACATCAAGTAATGTTACTGCCTGTGTTGTTACTGACGCCCGGCTCTATCTTTATTTCCAGGAGATATTACCGGGACTGTTTTTAGGTCCCTTCTCTGCTGCAATGAAAAGCAAGGTACATTTCACAGAATTTAACCATTGGAGACATTATTAGCTCATATTTTTATAGCTcatatttcttctgtttctctgtccaGCTGCCAATTCTTGAGAGACAGGGCATAACGCATATTGTGTGTGTCCGCCAAGACATTGAAGCCAATTTTATCAAACCTAATTTCCCTCATTCATTTAGGTAAGTAAGAGCTCAATATAAGTGTGCACTAAAGACTTGAATATTTGAAGTCAACTGAGTGCTTTCTTGCTAACCCATGAAGTAAATGTTGCATCTTTGCAGATACCTTGTATTAGATATTGCTGACAATCCAGTGGAAAATATAATAAGATTTTTCCCTACAGTAAGTCTCAAAGTTTGCTTTTCACCTCCTTCTTAACAAGCCTTTCATTGCCTGAAGTAGTATGTGACATTTACATTACGTCTAAAATACTGCAATTAATTTCCT harbors:
- the styx gene encoding serine/threonine/tyrosine-interacting protein, whose amino-acid sequence is MWSLTTNRTDCPANPAARKHRHRAHSRAAGARTRSRMDEDNKLQFPSLPDTKEDLLDWAYPMRREMQEILPGLFLGPFSAAMKSKLPILERQGITHIVCVRQDIEANFIKPNFPHSFRYLVLDIADNPVENIIRFFPTTKEFIDGCLATGGKVLVHGNAGISRSAALVIAYLMETFGMKYRDAFSHVQERRFCINPNVGFVHQLQEYEAIYLAKLTIKMMSPMQLGRSFSIQAGMPGSRKRSLEEDEDFGAMQVTAAQNG